In Helicobacter anatolicus, a single genomic region encodes these proteins:
- the maf gene encoding septum formation inhibitor Maf — translation MITLVSNSPTRQKILQEYQIAFQQVSIDFDEESITSIVPKTFAYEACKHKLERASQELGGDCAILVADSVISVSSCMQRKPKTKEEAREMLEKQSGQEIAIITAQILKTSKIEVCDISQTILKLQEFHKVDLKEYLESSLWQGKAGAVMVEGFHSKYIIKQKGLFSTALGLSVEKFLPFFAII, via the coding sequence ATGATAACTTTAGTATCTAATTCTCCTACAAGACAAAAAATTTTACAAGAGTATCAGATTGCCTTTCAGCAAGTATCTATAGATTTTGATGAAGAAAGTATTACAAGTATTGTGCCAAAAACTTTTGCTTATGAAGCATGTAAGCATAAATTAGAAAGAGCCTCACAAGAACTTGGGGGTGATTGTGCGATATTGGTAGCAGATAGTGTTATTAGCGTGTCTTCTTGTATGCAGAGAAAACCAAAGACAAAAGAGGAAGCAAGAGAAATGCTAGAAAAACAAAGTGGACAAGAAATTGCTATTATAACCGCACAGATTCTTAAAACTAGCAAAATCGAGGTTTGTGATATCTCACAGACCATTTTAAAATTACAAGAATTTCATAAGGTTGATTTAAAAGAATATCTAGAATCTAGTCTTTGGCAAGGTAAAGCTGGGGCAGTGATGGTGGAGGGATTTCATAGTAAATATATCATTAAACAAAAAGGACTTTTTTCTACAGCTTTGGGTTTAAGTGTAGAAAAATTTTTACCTTTTTTTGCGATAATATGA
- the ccoS gene encoding cbb3-type cytochrome oxidase assembly protein CcoS has protein sequence MNTTLLIVMLFVSLLIGLMGLIVFLWGLKTGQFDDEKKMTQSIVLFDGTEELNQAIQQEKKQQNFRKE, from the coding sequence ATGAATACAACACTTTTGATTGTTATGCTTTTTGTATCTTTGTTGATTGGCTTGATGGGGCTTATAGTGTTTTTATGGGGGCTTAAAACAGGGCAATTTGATGATGAGAAAAAGATGACACAAAGTATCGTTTTGTTTGATGGCACTGAGGAGTTAAATCAAGCAATACAACAAGAAAAAAAACAACAAAATTTTAGAAAGGAATAA
- a CDS encoding HrcA family transcriptional regulator, with protein MGYSKEILLEQFIQEYIKLKEPIGSEMLKNSLELKISSATIRNYFKVLMDEGILIQPHISSGRIPTHFAMKNYWRQKININKNFKILDDKQLLHQICKKHQIFLLLKEDISQKLTQVLNIENNFLILVFEKGKILLDYQARMEKFLQELIGLDIQEIKKIAYQVMANTLLKKINYLQNDKVTYFALEVLDSFISCPYYQDLFFNIIKGDIFDKCANGILFDPIFPENYMGILHDGLQQEKNIKMLCVGYLTADYETFYEQIAA; from the coding sequence ATGGGTTATAGCAAAGAAATATTGCTAGAGCAATTTATTCAAGAATATATTAAGTTAAAAGAACCCATTGGATCTGAAATGTTAAAAAACTCTCTTGAATTGAAAATTTCATCTGCTACAATTCGCAATTATTTCAAAGTTTTGATGGATGAAGGAATTTTAATTCAACCTCATATTAGTAGTGGTAGAATCCCTACACATTTTGCGATGAAAAACTATTGGCGACAAAAAATCAATATTAATAAGAATTTTAAAATTCTTGATGATAAACAGCTTTTACACCAAATTTGCAAAAAACATCAAATTTTTTTATTGCTTAAGGAAGATATTTCTCAAAAGCTCACTCAAGTGCTAAATATTGAAAATAATTTTCTTATATTAGTGTTTGAAAAAGGAAAAATTTTACTTGATTATCAAGCAAGAATGGAGAAATTCTTGCAAGAACTAATCGGATTGGATATCCAAGAAATCAAAAAAATTGCATACCAAGTGATGGCAAACACTCTTCTAAAAAAGATCAACTATTTGCAAAATGACAAAGTAACATATTTTGCTTTAGAGGTTTTAGATTCTTTTATAAGTTGTCCTTATTATCAAGACTTATTTTTTAACATTATAAAGGGTGATATTTTTGATAAATGTGCTAATGGAATTTTATTTGATCCTATTTTCCCAGAAAACTATATGGGAATCCTACATGATGGCCTACAACAAGAAAAAAATATAAAAATGCTATGTGTAGGTTATCTCACTGCAGATTATGAAACTTTTTATGAACAAATTGCAGCTTAA
- a CDS encoding UDP-N-acetylmuramoyl-L-alanyl-D-glutamate--2,6-diaminopimelate ligase, whose product MKITYTINFNHKNYKFLSDRAQEAQENQEVLFVQTPRNKIFAEQMRTLGYDILHYSDLKKYFSFPNKIIGITGTNGKTTTANLIYHILKDLGYKCAMLGTQGLFFDGKRLKEKGLTTPTILELYEDLNLLTKLGCEVLVMEVSSHAIEQQRIYGLEFAAKILTNITSDHLDYHKSLENYIATKNAFLQDEGLKIINHDDKNVHFNPKNAYTYSLQDSGADFCIKNYLQENGISADLIINHQCYKLSSLLYGKHNLSNILASLLCIHKLFDSDILKLLKSLRGFCGVSGRMEVVYQNPLILVDFAHTHDGMEKIFQSFEDYEISVVFGAGGDRDKSKRPLMGKVAQKYAKKIYITSDNPRNEEPKEIIQDIIQGINDTSHVVLQEDRYEAIFTAIKNLKKHEVLLVLGKGDETYQILKDKTIEFDDRKVIKEICQKVFKTAT is encoded by the coding sequence ATGAAAATTACATACACGATTAATTTTAATCACAAAAATTATAAATTTTTAAGCGATCGCGCACAAGAAGCACAGGAAAATCAAGAAGTTTTATTTGTACAAACTCCACGAAATAAAATTTTTGCAGAGCAAATGCGCACTTTAGGATATGATATTTTGCATTACAGTGATCTAAAAAAATATTTTTCCTTCCCTAATAAAATTATTGGAATCACAGGTACAAACGGCAAGACAACAACCGCAAATCTCATCTATCACATTCTAAAGGATCTAGGTTATAAATGCGCAATGCTAGGGACACAAGGTCTTTTTTTTGATGGAAAGAGATTGAAAGAAAAAGGACTTACAACACCAACAATTTTGGAACTATATGAAGATTTAAATCTTTTAACAAAACTAGGATGTGAAGTTTTAGTTATGGAGGTAAGTTCCCATGCTATTGAACAGCAAAGAATCTATGGTTTAGAATTTGCGGCAAAAATTCTTACAAATATCACAAGTGATCATTTAGACTATCACAAGAGTCTTGAAAATTATATTGCAACCAAAAATGCTTTTTTGCAAGATGAGGGACTAAAAATTATTAACCATGATGATAAAAATGTACATTTTAACCCCAAAAATGCTTATACTTATAGTTTGCAAGATTCTGGGGCTGATTTTTGCATTAAAAATTATTTGCAAGAAAATGGAATTTCAGCGGATTTAATTATAAATCATCAATGTTATAAACTTTCTTCCCTTCTTTATGGAAAACATAATCTTTCAAATATTCTAGCTTCTTTACTTTGTATTCACAAGCTTTTTGATAGTGATATTTTAAAACTTTTAAAAAGTTTAAGGGGATTTTGTGGGGTGAGTGGTCGCATGGAAGTAGTTTATCAAAACCCCTTAATTCTTGTGGATTTTGCACACACTCACGATGGAATGGAGAAAATTTTTCAGAGTTTTGAGGATTATGAAATTAGTGTTGTATTTGGTGCAGGTGGCGATAGAGATAAAAGCAAACGCCCACTAATGGGAAAAGTAGCGCAAAAATACGCTAAAAAAATCTATATTACAAGTGATAATCCACGAAACGAAGAACCCAAAGAGATTATTCAAGATATTATACAAGGAATCAATGATACATCCCATGTAGTTTTACAAGAAGATCGCTATGAAGCAATCTTTACAGCAATTAAAAACCTAAAAAAACATGAAGTATTGCTTGTATTGGGTAAAGGGGATGAAACTTATCAAATTCTAAAGGACAAAACAATTGAATTTGATGATCGAAAAGTTATCAAAGAAATTTGTCAAAAAGTTTTTAAAACAGCAACATAG
- the dnaK gene encoding molecular chaperone DnaK: MGKVIGIDLGTTNSAMAVYEGNEAKIIANKEGKNTTPSIVAFTDKGEILVGEPAKRQAITNPEKTIYSIKRIMGLMFNEDKAKEAEKRLPYKIVDRNGACAIEIADKVYTPQEISAKILMKIKEDAESYLGEEVTEAVITVPAYFNDAQRKATKEAGTIAGLNVLRIINEPTSAALAYGLDKKEAEKIMVYDLGGGTFDVTVLETGDSVVEVLATGGDAFLGGDDFDNRIIDWAASEFKNETGIDIKSDVMALQRLKDAAENAKKELSSAQETEINLPFITADATGPKHLVKKLTRAKFENLVDDLIEETIKKIDFVIKDAGLSKSDISEVVMVGGSTRIPRAQERVKEFIGKELNKSVNPDEVVAVGAAIQGGVLKGDVKDVLLLDVTPLSLGIETLGGVMTKVIDRGTTIPAKKTQTFSTAEDNQPAVSISVLQGEREMAKDNKSLGRFDLQGIPPAPRGVPQIEVTFDIDANGILTVSAQDKASGKSQEIKISGSSGLSDSEIEKMVKDAELHKEEDSKRKAVIESRNIADSLVYQTEKSLGEMKDKLDANEVSNIQNAIDALKEVLKDENASKEQIDEKVKQLTEVSHKLAEAMYAKDNNANNANTNTKKDDDVIDAEVE, translated from the coding sequence ATGGGAAAAGTAATAGGAATTGACTTAGGAACAACAAACTCTGCAATGGCAGTTTATGAAGGAAATGAGGCAAAGATTATTGCAAACAAAGAAGGGAAAAACACTACTCCATCGATTGTTGCATTTACAGATAAGGGTGAAATTTTAGTAGGTGAGCCTGCAAAACGCCAAGCAATCACAAACCCAGAAAAAACAATTTATTCCATCAAAAGAATAATGGGATTAATGTTTAATGAAGATAAAGCAAAAGAAGCAGAAAAAAGACTACCTTATAAAATTGTAGATAGAAATGGTGCATGTGCAATTGAAATTGCAGATAAGGTTTATACTCCTCAAGAAATCTCTGCAAAAATTTTGATGAAAATTAAAGAAGATGCAGAAAGCTATCTTGGTGAAGAAGTAACTGAAGCAGTAATCACAGTTCCTGCGTATTTTAATGATGCACAAAGAAAAGCGACAAAAGAGGCGGGAACTATTGCAGGCTTAAATGTACTTAGAATTATCAATGAACCAACTTCCGCAGCACTTGCTTATGGACTAGATAAAAAAGAAGCAGAAAAAATTATGGTTTATGACCTTGGCGGAGGAACATTTGATGTTACTGTACTTGAAACCGGTGATAGTGTTGTAGAAGTTTTAGCAACTGGTGGAGATGCATTTTTAGGTGGTGATGATTTTGATAATAGAATTATTGATTGGGCTGCTAGCGAATTTAAAAATGAGACTGGTATTGATATCAAAAGTGATGTTATGGCACTTCAAAGACTAAAAGATGCAGCTGAAAATGCAAAAAAAGAACTCTCTAGCGCACAAGAAACAGAAATTAACCTTCCATTTATCACTGCAGATGCAACAGGACCAAAACACTTAGTAAAAAAACTCACTCGTGCAAAATTTGAAAATCTTGTAGATGACCTTATCGAAGAAACTATCAAAAAAATTGATTTTGTTATTAAAGATGCAGGACTAAGTAAAAGTGATATCAGTGAAGTAGTAATGGTAGGTGGCTCCACAAGAATTCCACGTGCTCAAGAAAGAGTAAAAGAGTTTATTGGTAAAGAACTTAATAAATCTGTAAATCCTGATGAGGTTGTAGCTGTTGGTGCAGCTATTCAAGGTGGTGTTTTAAAAGGTGATGTAAAAGATGTATTACTACTTGATGTTACACCCTTAAGTCTAGGAATTGAAACTCTTGGTGGTGTAATGACAAAAGTGATTGATCGCGGAACAACTATTCCTGCTAAAAAAACACAAACCTTCTCTACTGCGGAAGACAATCAACCCGCAGTTTCTATCTCTGTCTTACAAGGTGAGAGGGAAATGGCAAAAGATAATAAATCTTTAGGTAGATTTGATCTTCAAGGAATCCCGCCAGCACCAAGAGGCGTACCACAAATCGAAGTAACTTTTGATATTGATGCTAACGGAATTCTAACTGTTAGCGCTCAAGATAAAGCAAGTGGCAAGTCTCAAGAAATCAAAATCAGTGGATCTAGTGGTCTAAGTGATAGTGAAATTGAAAAAATGGTAAAGGATGCAGAGCTTCATAAAGAAGAAGATTCTAAGAGAAAGGCAGTGATAGAATCTAGAAATATTGCAGATAGCCTTGTATATCAAACAGAAAAATCCTTAGGAGAAATGAAAGATAAACTCGATGCAAATGAGGTGAGCAATATTCAAAATGCAATCGATGCGCTTAAAGAAGTGTTAAAAGATGAAAATGCTTCAAAAGAGCAAATTGATGAAAAAGTAAAACAGCTTACAGAAGTGAGCCATAAACTTGCAGAAGCAATGTATGCAAAAGATAATAATGCAAACAATGCTAACACTAATACAAAAAAAGATGATGATGTTATTGATGCAGAAGTAGAGTAA
- a CDS encoding NifU family protein yields the protein MFLFSDEELQAPVKISIEKVRPHLLADGGDITILGIKNATVYVELKGACVGCSHSHITLKNAILRQLQTDIHPDIKVQQVQAGEDWKELAKRN from the coding sequence ATGTTTCTTTTTAGCGATGAAGAGTTGCAAGCGCCTGTGAAAATCAGCATCGAAAAGGTGCGACCACATTTATTGGCAGATGGTGGAGATATTACCATTCTTGGAATCAAAAATGCAACTGTCTATGTAGAATTAAAAGGTGCTTGTGTTGGATGTTCGCATTCTCATATCACCTTAAAAAATGCCATTTTACGACAATTACAAACAGATATTCATCCTGATATTAAAGTGCAGCAAGTGCAGGCAGGGGAGGATTGGAAAGAACTTGCTAAGAGGAATTAA
- a CDS encoding histidine kinase produces the protein MSNNNPKKRILIRKGFELFEIKQYKQSMQYFSDALYLDEEDLEAKIGLFLTDMAIEFPNEAHGFYDLYQTMIGTNPRSFRKKVQQSILEGIKSFDNGIDKIAAVFFDDQKDLKVEEIDGILYKDFQQMCKEKNFKEVFENLLFSSKIIFTKKEDFYSFLNDLLDNNLSEYCLQYIESMKKVVFFDSELDKILKKLVDRL, from the coding sequence TTGTCAAACAATAATCCTAAAAAACGTATTTTAATTCGCAAAGGTTTTGAATTATTTGAAATAAAACAATACAAACAATCAATGCAGTATTTTTCTGATGCTCTCTATCTTGATGAGGAAGATTTGGAGGCAAAAATTGGACTTTTTCTTACAGATATGGCAATAGAATTTCCCAATGAAGCGCATGGTTTTTATGATCTTTATCAAACAATGATAGGAACAAATCCGCGTTCTTTTCGAAAAAAAGTACAGCAAAGTATTCTGGAAGGAATTAAATCTTTTGACAATGGAATAGATAAAATTGCTGCAGTATTTTTTGATGACCAAAAAGATCTAAAAGTTGAAGAAATTGATGGAATTTTATATAAAGATTTTCAGCAAATGTGTAAGGAAAAAAATTTTAAAGAAGTTTTTGAAAATCTACTCTTTAGTTCTAAAATTATTTTTACTAAAAAAGAAGATTTTTATAGTTTTTTAAATGATTTGTTGGACAACAATCTCTCGGAGTATTGTTTACAATATATTGAAAGTATGAAAAAAGTTGTATTTTTTGATTCTGAATTAGATAAAATATTAAAAAAACTTGTAGATAGATTATGA
- the grpE gene encoding nucleotide exchange factor GrpE, with amino-acid sequence MEEEKQNDVENLEELEQPQEETQQQEDYEQKYNELKNEYLRVFADFENSKKRLEKDKTQALEYAYEKFAKDLLPTLDALDNAKQAAKDNEAILEGIHLITDGLLKTLVKYGIEEIPTDGDFDPNLHDCIMQTPNAELEDGKIAQVMQKGYIYKERILRPAMVAIVKN; translated from the coding sequence ATGGAAGAAGAAAAACAAAATGATGTTGAAAACCTTGAAGAGTTAGAACAACCTCAAGAAGAAACCCAACAACAGGAGGATTATGAGCAAAAATATAATGAATTAAAAAATGAATATTTACGAGTTTTTGCAGATTTTGAAAATAGTAAAAAACGCCTAGAAAAAGATAAAACTCAGGCACTAGAATATGCTTATGAAAAATTTGCCAAAGACTTATTGCCTACTCTTGATGCACTAGACAATGCAAAACAAGCTGCAAAAGATAATGAGGCAATTTTAGAAGGAATTCACCTTATTACCGATGGATTATTAAAAACATTAGTAAAATATGGAATCGAAGAAATTCCTACTGATGGGGATTTTGATCCAAATTTGCATGATTGTATTATGCAAACACCAAATGCAGAACTTGAAGATGGAAAAATTGCTCAGGTAATGCAGAAAGGTTATATATACAAAGAAAGAATTTTGCGACCTGCAATGGTAGCAATTGTAAAAAATTAA
- a CDS encoding NAD(P)-binding domain-containing protein, with protein MEKIYDIAIIGAGPGGIATSIESKVLGIDNTILFEKTSEHSATIRKFYKDGKRVDKDYKGQVVDLKGSIDFCDGDKEGSLALFDSLLEKYQIVPKYNTDIEKVVKKDGIFEISSTNNEIFHAKFVVISIGKMGQPNKPDYKIPPTLLKKVTYNVNGITEGEKVLVVGGGNSAVEYATALAEMTDTTLNYRRKEFNRINEINAKNLEESMQKNLKTKLGVNIEKLEDVDSKAMVYYDDGTSESFDKIVYAIGGAVPLDFLKKCGLELDENGLPITKDFESSVENIFVVGDILSKNGASIAIALNQGYEAALKIKSKI; from the coding sequence ATGGAAAAGATTTATGATATCGCAATTATTGGCGCAGGACCAGGGGGTATTGCCACAAGTATTGAAAGTAAGGTTTTGGGGATTGATAATACAATTTTGTTTGAAAAAACAAGCGAACATTCTGCAACAATTAGAAAGTTTTATAAAGATGGTAAGCGAGTTGATAAAGACTATAAAGGACAGGTTGTAGATCTTAAGGGATCAATTGATTTTTGCGATGGTGATAAAGAAGGAAGCTTAGCGCTTTTTGATTCTCTTTTGGAAAAATATCAAATCGTGCCAAAATATAACACAGATATTGAAAAAGTAGTAAAAAAAGACGGAATTTTTGAGATTAGCTCTACAAATAATGAAATCTTTCATGCTAAATTTGTTGTGATTTCTATTGGAAAAATGGGTCAGCCAAATAAACCAGATTACAAAATCCCCCCTACTTTGCTAAAAAAAGTCACATATAATGTTAATGGTATTACTGAAGGGGAAAAAGTACTTGTTGTGGGTGGTGGTAACTCTGCAGTAGAATATGCAACTGCTCTTGCAGAAATGACAGATACTACATTAAATTATCGCCGAAAAGAGTTTAATCGTATTAATGAGATTAATGCAAAAAACCTTGAAGAATCTATGCAAAAAAATCTTAAAACAAAACTAGGTGTAAATATAGAAAAACTTGAAGATGTAGATTCTAAAGCAATGGTATATTATGATGATGGTACAAGTGAGAGTTTTGATAAGATTGTGTATGCAATCGGTGGTGCGGTACCTCTTGATTTTCTTAAAAAATGTGGTTTAGAACTTGATGAAAATGGCTTGCCTATTACAAAAGATTTTGAAAGTAGCGTAGAAAATATTTTTGTTGTTGGAGATATACTCTCTAAAAATGGCGCATCTATTGCAATAGCACTTAATCAAGGTTATGAAGCAGCACTAAAAATTAAGTCAAAAATTTGA
- the hypE gene encoding hydrogenase expression/formation protein HypE: protein MQVVQLAHGSGGIQTQEFIEKVFEKYLGEFFISKREDAGVFMANGKFASSTDTYVVNPLFFSGGDIGKLSICGSSNDVLMMGAIPRYITIGFIIEEGLEVEVLECVLESMRSEIKKTQLKVLSADTKVVEKGSVDKLFINTTAIGEVIEDISIQNLQEGDVIILSGSIGAHGGVIFCARNEVNLNSSLKSDCKQLYSMFARVFSNHGLIHTMRDATRGGIASVLNEWCESCDMDILIDEESIPVSSEVQGICEILGLEPYVLANEGTCILAVAKKDAIRVLELLHMHEDGKEACIIGEICKKSSSNARVILKNAWGGMRFLDYPQGELLPRIC from the coding sequence ATGCAAGTGGTACAATTAGCACATGGTAGTGGTGGCATACAAACACAAGAGTTTATTGAAAAGGTTTTTGAGAAGTATTTGGGGGAATTTTTTATAAGTAAAAGAGAGGATGCAGGGGTATTTATGGCAAATGGAAAGTTTGCTAGTAGTACAGATACTTATGTGGTTAACCCTTTATTTTTTTCGGGTGGAGATATTGGAAAATTAAGTATTTGTGGGAGTAGCAATGATGTTTTAATGATGGGGGCAATTCCTAGATATATCACCATTGGTTTTATTATAGAAGAGGGGTTGGAAGTTGAGGTTTTGGAGTGTGTTTTGGAATCTATGAGAAGTGAGATAAAAAAAACTCAGCTAAAAGTTCTCTCTGCAGATACTAAAGTAGTAGAAAAGGGTAGTGTAGATAAACTTTTTATCAATACTACTGCAATTGGTGAGGTAATAGAGGATATTAGTATCCAAAATTTGCAAGAAGGTGATGTAATTATTTTAAGTGGAAGTATTGGTGCGCATGGTGGTGTCATATTTTGTGCACGGAATGAAGTTAATCTTAATTCTTCGCTAAAAAGTGATTGTAAGCAACTTTATAGTATGTTTGCAAGGGTTTTTTCAAACCATGGACTTATTCATACTATGCGAGATGCAACAAGAGGAGGGATTGCCTCTGTTTTAAATGAATGGTGTGAGAGCTGTGATATGGATATTTTAATTGATGAAGAGAGTATTCCTGTAAGTAGTGAAGTGCAGGGGATTTGTGAAATTTTAGGGTTAGAACCTTATGTTTTGGCAAATGAGGGGACTTGTATTCTTGCTGTGGCTAAGAAAGATGCCATTAGGGTTTTAGAACTTTTACATATGCATGAAGATGGCAAGGAGGCTTGTATTATTGGAGAGATTTGTAAAAAATCTAGTAGTAATGCTAGGGTGATTTTAAAAAATGCATGGGGCGGTATGAGGTTTTTGGATTATCCGCAAGGTGAATTGCTACCAAGAATTTGTTAG
- the alaS gene encoding alanine--tRNA ligase yields the protein MDIREKFLKFFSQKGHQVYSSMPLVPDDSTLLFTNAGMVQFKEIFTGKVPTPPTPRATSSQLCIRAGGKHNDLENVGFTRRHHTLFEMLGNFSFGDYFKKDAIAYAWEFVTEVLGFDKSRLYVSVHENDKEAFEIWCQYIDSTRIKKMGDKDNFWQMGDTGPCGPCSEIFVDQGEEFNDKEDYFGGDGDRFLEIWNLVFMEFERHSDGSLTPLPKPSIDTGMGLERVCALLEGKKSNFDSHIFMPLINEVEKLCNKPYVYEDGASFRVIADHARSVAFLLAQGSNFDKEGRGYVLRRILRRAVRHGYLLGLNKPFLYKVVEKVCDEMGGVYTYLIEQKDFVAQQCRLEEERFFTTIEQGIQLFKTELERIKNAKQNVFDGNVAFKLYDTFGFPLDLTLDMLKEENLLLDTKVFEDAMQRQKDLAKTSWKGSGDSVKEGDFKDILQEFGSNCFVGYENISSKSKILALFNQDFERVDLLDGMGYVLLDITPLYPESGGAIGDCGEIFLEDKKIADILDTKKYFGLNISQIQTLSPLKIMQEVDITVDSSHRLEVAKHHSATHLLHAVLRNKFGTQVAQAGSLVESNRLRFDFSFLRALTSEELEDIEKEVNMLILQQISLNTQNMSLEDAKNQGAIALFGEKYEDNVRVVSFGDASCELCGGIHADNTGLIGSFFITKESSVSSGVRRIEAVCGNAGYLYAKNILKTQQEAKEILKNQDILQGIVKLKEKNKVLEKQIQNSQKNTQLQHEEINNAYLIIQSLQNDNLKELVDDVKNRYEKVAILLINEEKLQIVAGSKNTPIKAGEWVKKVAQVLGGNGGGRDDFATAGGKNKASLKEALQEAREFAIKYFA from the coding sequence TTGGATATTCGCGAAAAATTCTTAAAATTTTTTAGTCAAAAAGGTCATCAGGTATACTCTAGTATGCCTTTGGTACCAGATGATTCTACTTTATTGTTTACTAATGCTGGGATGGTGCAATTTAAAGAAATTTTTACAGGAAAAGTTCCTACCCCCCCTACCCCTCGTGCAACTTCTTCACAACTTTGTATTCGTGCTGGTGGGAAACATAATGATCTTGAAAATGTAGGCTTTACGCGACGCCATCACACTTTATTTGAAATGCTTGGGAATTTTTCCTTTGGGGATTATTTCAAAAAAGATGCTATTGCCTATGCTTGGGAATTTGTAACTGAAGTTTTAGGGTTTGATAAGTCTAGATTATATGTGAGTGTGCATGAAAACGATAAAGAAGCTTTTGAAATTTGGTGTCAATATATCGATTCTACCAGAATTAAAAAAATGGGAGATAAGGACAATTTTTGGCAAATGGGGGATACGGGACCTTGCGGACCTTGTAGTGAAATTTTTGTAGATCAAGGTGAGGAGTTTAATGATAAGGAAGATTATTTTGGTGGAGATGGTGATAGGTTTTTAGAAATTTGGAATTTGGTTTTTATGGAGTTTGAGCGCCATAGCGATGGTAGCCTTACTCCTCTTCCTAAGCCTAGTATTGATACGGGAATGGGACTTGAGCGTGTATGTGCATTACTAGAAGGTAAAAAAAGTAATTTTGATTCCCATATTTTTATGCCTTTGATTAATGAAGTGGAAAAACTTTGTAACAAACCTTATGTGTATGAGGATGGTGCAAGTTTTAGAGTAATTGCAGATCATGCAAGATCTGTTGCTTTTTTACTTGCACAAGGGAGTAATTTTGACAAAGAAGGGCGAGGATATGTTTTGCGTAGAATCTTACGACGAGCGGTAAGACATGGTTATCTTTTGGGATTAAATAAGCCATTTTTATATAAAGTTGTAGAAAAAGTTTGCGATGAGATGGGGGGAGTTTATACTTATCTTATTGAACAAAAAGATTTTGTTGCCCAGCAATGTAGATTGGAAGAAGAAAGATTTTTTACCACAATTGAGCAAGGAATTCAACTTTTTAAAACAGAATTAGAACGCATTAAAAATGCTAAGCAAAATGTTTTTGATGGAAATGTTGCTTTCAAGCTTTATGATACTTTTGGTTTTCCTTTGGATCTTACGCTTGATATGCTAAAGGAAGAAAATTTACTTCTGGATACTAAGGTTTTTGAAGATGCTATGCAAAGACAAAAAGATTTGGCTAAGACTTCATGGAAAGGCAGTGGAGATAGTGTTAAAGAGGGTGATTTTAAAGACATTTTACAAGAATTTGGAAGTAATTGCTTTGTAGGATATGAAAACATCTCTTCTAAAAGTAAGATTTTGGCTCTTTTTAATCAAGATTTTGAGCGTGTAGATTTACTTGATGGGATGGGATATGTGCTTTTAGATATTACTCCTTTGTATCCTGAGAGTGGCGGGGCAATTGGCGATTGTGGAGAGATATTTTTAGAAGATAAAAAAATCGCAGATATTTTGGATACTAAAAAATATTTTGGATTAAATATTAGTCAGATTCAAACACTAAGTCCTCTGAAAATTATGCAAGAAGTGGATATAACGGTAGATTCTTCTCATCGTTTGGAAGTGGCTAAACACCATTCAGCAACACATTTATTACATGCAGTATTGCGAAATAAATTTGGCACACAAGTAGCACAAGCAGGAAGTCTTGTAGAATCTAATCGTTTGCGTTTTGATTTCAGTTTTTTGCGTGCATTAACATCAGAAGAGCTTGAAGATATTGAAAAAGAAGTAAATATGCTAATCTTGCAACAAATTTCACTAAACACACAAAATATGTCGCTAGAGGATGCAAAAAATCAAGGAGCAATTGCTTTATTTGGTGAAAAATATGAGGATAATGTGCGAGTGGTTAGCTTTGGTGATGCATCTTGTGAGCTTTGTGGTGGAATCCATGCTGATAATACAGGTTTAATTGGTAGTTTTTTTATCACAAAGGAAAGTAGCGTATCAAGCGGTGTGAGGCGTATTGAAGCTGTGTGTGGTAATGCAGGATATCTTTATGCAAAAAATATTTTAAAAACTCAACAAGAAGCCAAAGAAATATTAAAGAATCAAGATATTTTACAGGGTATTGTAAAACTCAAAGAAAAAAATAAAGTACTGGAAAAACAGATACAAAATTCTCAAAAAAATACCCAACTACAACATGAAGAAATTAATAATGCTTATCTTATTATCCAGTCTTTGCAAAATGATAATCTTAAAGAACTTGTAGATGATGTGAAGAATCGTTATGAAAAAGTTGCAATTTTATTAATTAATGAAGAAAAACTTCAGATTGTTGCTGGTAGTAAAAATACACCTATTAAAGCGGGTGAGTGGGTAAAAAAAGTAGCACAAGTTTTAGGTGGTAATGGCGGAGGGCGTGATGATTTTGCTACCGCAGGTGGAAAAAATAAAGCTTCTTTGAAAGAAGCATTGCAAGAAGCACGAGAATTTGCTATAAAGTATTTTGCATGA